AAGGCAGCGGCACTTCGTCGACATAGACGCTGACTGCGGGCGACGCCGCGAGCGTCGATTCGTAGAAGCCGACGCCGCGTATCGTATAGACCGGGGTTGCGATCTGACTCTGGGTAAAGGTCAGACCGGGAACGATCTTGGCGAGGTCGGCAACGGTGCTGATGCCCTGCGCGGTGAGTTGGTCGCCGCCGATGGCGGTGATCGACATCGGGACCGAGTTCAGCGACTGTTCGCGGCGCTGCGCGGTGACGATGATTTCGCTTGCATTTTCGGCCGTCGTTTCGGCGCTGTCCGCCTCCGCCGTCTGTGCCACTACCGGGGTAGCAATTACAGATCCGGCAAAAGCCACGCCTGCCAACAGGCGCGCCGCAAGTCCCTTGGGCATCTCTCTCTCCTTTTTGGAGTCGGCTTATCTGGTTGCCGACTTTCCTTCAGGAAATCAGATTGCCCAAAACTAGTCAAGTACGACTAATCAAGTTTGCCTATTTTTATTTTTCGCGGCCCCTTGCCGCAAGATTGGCGCAAAACCGACGGTGTCGTTCCTTCATCCGTTCGATCGCGGCGATGATCATCGGACGCGACTGGTTCACGCTATTCTCGATGATCAGCCCGCGCACGCTCGCGATCAGCAGCCAGCCGTGCGGAACCAGCGCCTCGGCATCGGCGAAGCCCGCCTCCCGTGCGAGCTTGATGAACTCGTCGTGGATCTCCTGTTCGACCCTGCTTGTGACCGGCTGCAATCCGTCGAGCAGTTCGCGATCCCAACGCGCCGCCAGCAGGATATCAGTCAACGCAAGCCCCTCAGGCTGCGAATGCGTTTCCCAAGAGATGCGCGCATAGTCGGACAATCGCTCGAACGGATCTTCGATTGCCTCGGCCATGCTGCGGGCCGCTTCCATGACGCCGCGCATCGCTCGCTCGGCGGTCGCCACCATTAACGCCACGCGGTTGGGGAACTGGTGAAGTACCGAGCCGCGGCTCAGCGCGGCCTCGGCCATAACATGCTCGATCGTGGTCGCAGTAAAACCCGCGCGCACGATGCATTTGATCGTCGCGTCGAGGATTTTTTCCCGCGTGTCGATGCCGCGTCGCGTCATTCGGCGCGACCGACCGGCAACAGGAATAGAAGTCACATCGCTCATAGGACCATTTGGCTGCGCAGCGTCAAAACGTCAAACTCGGTCGATGTCTGTCAGACGAACATTCCGGACTGGCCTTTAGCTGGCCGTCCGCTTTCCCATAGGATCAGCGAAAGCGAAGATCGCTGACCGCTCAGCCGTCGCCGCCGCATCGAACGCATATCGGCCGCACCCAGCTATCGGGAGTGTGCCAATAGCTTGCCCGGCTTCGGCGTGCTCGATAAGGAGGTCCGATGAAATCGGCCCCCTGTACCATCTAACCGCCTCCCGCACGAAGATGTGTGGAGTAACGAAGGCGCGCCGATCCGGCCGCGCCTGCGGATGTTGCACGGCTTGAACAGCCGCCGGCGCACAGAGCCGGTTTCATCGGACGATTTCATGACCAATTATTTCGATAGCCCCTTCAAGGGGATCACGCTCGACAAACAAGTCACGCATCCCAATATCCGCGTGGGTCGATACAGCTATTATTCGGGCTATTATCACGGCCATAGCTTCGACGATTGCGCCCGCTTTCTTCTCCCCGACGACGATGCAGACAAGCTTGTCATCGGCAGTTTCTGTTCAATCGGGTCGGGCGCCGCCTTTATCATGGCGGGCAATCAGGGACACCGGAACGACTGGATCAGCACATTTCCCTTTTTCTGGATGCCGGAGGTGCCTGCATTCGAAGATGCGCTCAACGGCTTCACTGCTGCGGGCGACACAGTGATTGGCAACGACGTCTGGATCGGCTCCGAAGCCATCGTCATGCCGGGGGTCACCATCGGGGACGGCGCCGTCATCGGCACTCGAGCCGTCGTGACGCGCGACGTCGCGCCTTATACGATTGTCGGAGGAAATCCTGCGCGTCCGATCCGAAAGCGTTTCAGTGACGAAGACATCCTCCGGCTCGCCGAGATGCAATGGTGGAACTGGTCCGATGAGGATCTCAAGAGCGCTATGACATTGCTGACCGCTGGCAACGTCGAAAGCCTCTATAAGCACTTTTCTGCGAAGTAACTGCCGATGAACGACAAGGGTGGAAATGGGTCGACCCGTTTCCACCCACCCCCCGGCCGTGACTGGCCGAAACTTGCCTGGACGCAGAACAAACAGCTTCAAGCCAGCGCGATCAATGGCGAACTGTCGGCAAGGTCCCAAGCTCCGGCATCCACAATAGAGCTTGAACGAACGTCGGCTTTCACGAAAGCAATAGAAGCAGATGTCGCCTCAAACTGCACATCGGCGCGATTTTCGAGAATCAAGGCGGACTTCAGATAGAAGGCAGGCCGATCTCAAAAGACACTTAAATCAAAGCGTTGGGATAAAGGTGGGATTTTCCACAGAAAATCTAGCTACATCATTGATATAGCGAGGAAATGGTGGAGCCTAGCGGGATCGAACCGCTGACCTCCTGCATGCCATGCAGGCGCTCTCCCAGCTGAGCTAAGGCCCCGTACCATTTCATCGTGCCGCCCTGGCCAATCATGTTGGCTGCGACCGGGACGCCGCCTTTAGCAGCGCCGTCGGGTGATGCAAGGGGCCAAATGCATCTTGCGATGCCTTTTTGACCCCCCGCTCAGAAAATCAGGTTTCGACGTCGTCGTCGTCCGCGGTCGCGACGCCCAGATCGTCGTCGCCGCCGAGGTCGACGTCATTGTCGGGAGAATCGCTATCCTCGTCGACATCGACGTCCAGATCCAGATCCTCGTCGACGCCTTCTTCCTTGACGACCTTACCGGGCTTTTCGATCTGCTCGAACGGCATCGGCTGCTTCGATTTCAGAACCGATTCCGGAATCCAGTTGTAACCGCAATTGATGCAGTTGATCGGATCATCCTTGGTCAAATCATAGAATCGGGTTGCGCATTTCGGGCAGCTACGCTTCGTGCCCCATTCAGCCTTGATCATATATGCCTCGTAACCCTTTGGAACAGGATAAAAATATCGGAAGAGCGACGGAATTTGAATAGCTATCCGTCAAATCGGCGTGCGCCTTGCCAGATTGCAAGGCCGCTGTCAAAAGCCGCACGCCATGACCGATCAAAC
This sequence is a window from Sphingopyxis sp. USTB-05. Protein-coding genes within it:
- a CDS encoding TIGR02300 family protein is translated as MIKAEWGTKRSCPKCATRFYDLTKDDPINCINCGYNWIPESVLKSKQPMPFEQIEKPGKVVKEEGVDEDLDLDVDVDEDSDSPDNDVDLGGDDDLGVATADDDDVET
- a CDS encoding TetR/AcrR family transcriptional regulator — translated: MTRRGIDTREKILDATIKCIVRAGFTATTIEHVMAEAALSRGSVLHQFPNRVALMVATAERAMRGVMEAARSMAEAIEDPFERLSDYARISWETHSQPEGLALTDILLAARWDRELLDGLQPVTSRVEQEIHDEFIKLAREAGFADAEALVPHGWLLIASVRGLIIENSVNQSRPMIIAAIERMKERHRRFCANLAARGREK
- the catB gene encoding type B chloramphenicol O-acetyltransferase; translated protein: MTNYFDSPFKGITLDKQVTHPNIRVGRYSYYSGYYHGHSFDDCARFLLPDDDADKLVIGSFCSIGSGAAFIMAGNQGHRNDWISTFPFFWMPEVPAFEDALNGFTAAGDTVIGNDVWIGSEAIVMPGVTIGDGAVIGTRAVVTRDVAPYTIVGGNPARPIRKRFSDEDILRLAEMQWWNWSDEDLKSAMTLLTAGNVESLYKHFSAK